A window of Actinomycetes bacterium genomic DNA:
AGTGGAAGGACCAGGCCGCCACGAGCTACAGGGCCAGCAGGACGCTCGCCGCCGGCGCCCACCAGCTCAAGATGGAGTACTACGAGCACGGCGGGTACGCGGTGGCCAAGCTCGGCGTCGCCCTCACGTCCTGCCCGCTCGGGCAGTACCTGGCCAGCTACTACCCCAACTCGACCCTGGCCGGCTCGGCCACCACCGTCCGCTGCGAGACCGCCATCAACAACAACTGGGGCTCGGGCAGCCCGCCGGGCACCGGCGTGGGCCCCGACCGCTTCTCGGTCCGCTGGGTCGGCACCAGGAGCTTCGCGGCCGGCACCTCCACCTTCACGGTCACCGCTGACGACGGCGTCCGCCTGTACGTCGACGGCGTGCTGATCATCGACCGGTGGAAGGACCAGGCGCCCACCACCTACACGGCCACCCGGACCATGACCGCCGGGAACCACCAGGTGAGGATGGAGTACTACGAGAACGCCGGAGGCGCGGTGGCACGGCTCACCATCACCCCGTAGGCGAGCGACGCAAGTGGCCGGGCACCGGCGTCGGCGCCCGGCCCTCGCCGTGCGGGGTCGGGCGCGCGGCCCTTTGCCGTGGCGGGCCGGGCGGTCGGGCCTTCGCCGTGGGGGGTCAGGCGGCGGTCGGGACCAGGGCGAGCACCCGGCAGGGGCTGCCCGAGCCGCCCACGATCTTCAGGGGCGCGGCGATGACCACCGCGCCGGTCACCGGCAGCCGGGCCAGGTTGGCGAGTTGGGTGAGCCCGTACTTGCCCGCCCCGAGCAGGAAGCTGTGGCACGGGAAGGGCGGGTCGAAGCTGTGCGCGGCGCCCGCGTCGGTGCCGACCGTCTCCACCCCGAGCCCGAGGATGGGCCGCTCCTCGGCCAGCCAGCGGGCGCAGTCGGCCGCGATCCCAGGGGTGTGCGGCCCGCGCTCGTCGGCGTTGAGGAACGCCGCCTCGTCGTGGGCGCGGGCGTCCCAGCCGGTGCGGTACAGCAGCCAGCCGCCCGCCGGCAGCGGGCCGTGCTCGGCCTCGAACGCCTCCACCTGGTCGATGGTGAGCAGGTGGTCGGGGTCCTTGGCCGCCTCAGCCGACTTGTCGATCACCACCGCCGGGCCGACCAGCCGGCCGGCCGGGACCTGGGCGACGTCGTCGCCGTCGCGCGCGGTGACCCAGTGGACCGGCGCGTCGAAGTGGGTGCCGGTGTGCTCCCCGCCCTCGAACGCGTTCCAGTACCAGGCCGGTCCGCGCTCGTCGTAGCGGCTCAGCTCCCGGAGCCGGAACGCCGGGGTGTTGGCGAACGGCTCGGGCAGGCGCAGCAGCGGCGTCGCCTCCGACAGCGGCTGGGTCAGGTCGACGACCTCGACCTGACCGGAGGCGAGTGCGCGGGCGAGATCGGCGAGCACGGTCATGGTGGCGGACCTCCGGGTCGGGCGGGCAAGGCGCGGGCGGGCAAGGCGCGGGCGGGGGTCAGCCGGGGGCAGGGGTCAGTCGGGGGCGGGGGCTGGGCGCAGGGCGCGCTGGAACTCGAAGCGGTTCTCGAGCAGGTGGAGGTCCATGTGGAAGCTGGCCGGACCGACCGCCTCGACCTTGGCCACGACGCAGGTCAGCTCGGGCGCGTCGATCGCGGCGGTGGCGGCGGCGGTGAACTCGTCCAGGCCGGTGACGGTGCGGGCGCTGCCGATACCGGCGGCCCGGGCGATGCCGGCCAGGTCCGAGCCGGTCGAGGTGGCGGTCGGGAACCCGCCCACCGACAGCAGGCTCTCGTTGTCGAACACCAGGTGGGTGAGGTTGGGCGGCGCGTAGCGGGCCAGGGTGGTGAGGCCGCCGAGGTTCATGAGCACCGACCCGTCCCCGTCGATCACCACCACCCGGCGGTCGGGCTGGGCGAGCGCCACCCCCAGCCCCACCGAGGAGGCCAGCCCCATCGCGTGCTCGAGGTAGAAGAAGTTGGCACGGTGCCCGAGCGAGTAGAGCTCGACCGCGACCGCGCCCATGATCGTGACGACCGCGCACTCGGCCAGCCGGTCGTACACGGCGGCCAGGCAGTCGATCCGCTTCACCGGGGCACCCCTGCGGGGGTCCCCGGACCCCTCCTAGCGGTCCGGGGCACCCTTGCGGGGTTCCCCGGACCCCTCCGGCCGCTCACGCCAGGGCCTCCCACATGAGGTCGCGGGTGAGCAGCAGCGCGACCGGCGAGAGCGACGCCTGGGCGAGGGTCATGCCCCGGGCCACCTGGAGCTGGACCTGGCCCGGGTCGCGCAGCTCGTCGGTGACGATGCCGAGCGCGTCGAGCACCGGCCGGGTCGCCTTGCCGCCCTGCGTCTGCCAGGGGTCGGGCTCGCCGAGGTGGCCCCGGTCGCTGATCAGCATGAGCAGCGGGATCTTGTAGAGCTGGGCGAGGGAGACGATCCCGTTCACCGACTGCAGGAACCCGTGGTTCTGCATGAGCATGGCCGACTTCTTGCCGGCCAGGTGGGCGCCGGCCGAGATGCCCACGCCCTCCTCCTCCTTGGCCAGCCGCACCAGGATCATGTCCGGGTCGTCCTCGGCGAGCCGGATCAGGTGGACGAGCCAGGTCTCGGGCAGCGCGCTGACCACCTCCACCCCGGCCGCGAGGAGGGCGTCGTACACGAGCTTGGAGCTCCGCTCGGAGACCGGCATGCTCCACCCTCCCCAGCTCGTCGCCCGGCGCGGGCGATCACCCGGCCGCAAGCATACGGCCGGGTCGGGCCCTGGTGCAGCGGCGGGCGGCCGCCCCGGTCAGGCCTGCCCGGTGGGGCGCGCCCCGGAGGAGCCGGCCACGAGCCGGCCGCCCTGGACGAGCACGATCCAGTCGACGCTCAGCCGGTCCGGGTCGAAGTCCTCGAAGCTGATGGCGACCTGGTCGCCCTCGTTGAGGTCGCCCCCGGCCCACCGGTAGGTGCGCGTGGCCCGGTGGGTGGTGGTCACCGGGCCGGCCGGGAGCTGCTCGTAGGGCCCGGAGGGGCAGCCGAGCAGCTCGTAGTACTGCGCGCCGGCGCTGTCGATGGGCCCCGGGTCCGGGGCCAGCTCCACGCTCTCCCGGAGCACCTCCCGCTCGCCGCCGCCGGGCTGGCGCAGCTTCGGGGTGTGCTGCGGCGCGTGCCACCAGATGACGCTGCCCACCTGCGGGGGGGCCATCGCCTCGTCCCAGGTGCTGGCGTCGGTGCGCAGCGGCGGCGGCGTCACCGCGACGATCAGCTGGGTCGCGGCGGTGGTGGGGTCGTAGCCGCCCCCTCCGCCCCCGCCGGCGGCAGCAGCGGGCCGCTCGGCTGAGACGGCCAGCTCGAACTCGATACCATCCACACAGGCCTGCTTGACTTCGATGCCCAGGCCGCTCGTCCACTGGACGGGCATGCTCGCTCACCTCCACGGGTCGGTCCGGGTAGGGATGTTCACGCGGACCGTCGGCCTCTACTACGCACCACCGCCACCCACTGACAAATAGGGACAACTGCGTAGATCGGACAGCTTTCATGAACGGGACGGGAGCCTCCCTCCACGTGGCGCCCGCCGGCGCCCGGGGAGCCCGAGCCCCGAGGAGGACCTCGTGAGCTTGGCATGGCGCTCGTTCGTGCCCGACTACGTCGTGCGGACCCTGCTCGACAACCCGGACGAGCTGCCCCTGGCCCGCACCGACCGGGTCGACTGCGTGGTGCTGTTCGCCGACATCGCCGGGTTCACCACCATGAGCGAGGCGCTCGCCCGGGTCGGCCGGTACGGCACCGAGCAGCTCACCGGCATCCTCAACGGCTACTTCGGGTCGATGATCGAGCGCGTCTCCCGGTACGGCGGGAGCGTGGCGAAGTTCGCCGGCGACGCGATCACCGCCCTGTTCGTCTACGACCGGCGCAGCCGCCGGGCGACGGTGCGGCGGGCGATCCGGTGCGCGCTGGACATGCAGGCGGCCATGGCCGGGTTCGAGGTCGTCGACACCAGAGCCGGCAGGTTCGGCCTGGCGATGCGGGCGGGGCTCGCGGCCGGTCCGGTGCTGCCCACGATCATGGGCGACCCCGCCATCCGGCTCGAGTACGTGCTCGCGGGCCAGGCCCTGGACCGGGCCGCCGCAGCCGAGCGCCACGCCGCCGAGGGCGAGGTCGTCGTGGACGGCGGGCTGGTCGAGGACGACCTCGGCGTCCGGGTCGTGGACCGGCGCGGCGACTGCCACCTCGTGGGCGACCTGACCCGGCGGGTGCCGCCCCGCCCGCTGCAGGCCGTCGACGGGGTCCCCACGGCCCGCCTGGTGCCGTTCCTGCACCCCGACATCGCCGAACGCCTGCGGGCCGGGAGGCGGGGCCTGGTGAACGAGCACCGCAAGGTCACCGTCGCCTTCGTCGGGCTCCCCGACCTGGCCGACGACGACCCGGCGGCCGTGGCCCGCCTGCAGCGCTACATGGCCGCGGCCGTGCGCAGCATCGACCGCTACAAGGGCCACCTCCGCCAGGTCGACACCGGCGACAAGGGGAGCCTGCTGGTGGCGCTGTTCGGCGCGCCCGTCAGCCACGAGGACGACGAGGAGCGCGCGGTGCGCTGCTGCCTGGAGCTGCTCGGGCTGCCGGACGGGGCGGTGGCCGCCGGGGTCACGACAGGCCACGCCTACTGCGGCGAGGTCGGCTCCGACACCCGGCGCGAGTACGCCGCCATCGGCCACTCGGTGAACCTGGCCGCGCGGCTGCTGGAGGCCGCGCGGCCCGGCCAGCTCCTCGTCGACGCTGCGACCCACGAGCGGGTGGCCGAGACGGCCATCCAGGACCGCCTCGAGCCGGTCACGGTGAAGGGCAAGGCCAGTACGATCGACGTCTGGGCGGTCCGGGCGGTGCGCGACCGGGTCGAGCCCATGGCCCGGCCGTCGGGGTCGGTGGCGCGCCTGGTGGGCCGGGCGGCGGAGGTCGCCGCGGCCCGGGCCCTGGTCGAGCGGGCGCTCGCCGGCAGCGGGCAGGTCGTCGGCCTCACCGGCGAGGCCGGGATCGGCAAGTCCCGGCTCGGCGCCGAGGTCGTCCGCATCGCCGCCAGGCTCGGGTTCGCCGCCTACGGCGGCGCCTGCCGCTCCCATGGCACGACAACGAGCTACCTGGTCTGGCGCTCGATCTGGAGCGGCCTGCTGGAGCTCGACACCTCGCTGCCCATCGCCGAGCAGCAGGCGCGGCTCGCCGCCTGGATCGCCCGGCGCGACAGCGGCTCGCCCCAGCGCGCGCCGCTGCTGGCGCCGGTGGTGAACCTGCCCATGGCCGACAGCGAGCTGACCGCCTCGCTGGACCCGCAGCTCCGCGACGAGCTGCTGCGGTCGCTGCTGCTCGGCTGTTTGCGCGGCCGCGCCCGCGCCGGACCGCTCGTGCTGGTCCTCGAGGACTGCCACTGGATCGACCCGGCGTCGCTGACCCTGCTCGAGTTCCTGGCCAGGAACGTCGCCGACCTGCCGGTGCTGGTCGTCGCGGTCGCCCGCGCCACCGCCTCCGGCCCGTCCCCGCTCGCGCGGCTGGCCCGGCTGCCCCACTTCACGAACCTGCGCGTGGCCGAGCTGCCCGCCACCGACGCCGAGCGGCTGGTCGGCCGGCAGCTCCACCGCCGCTACGGACCAGGTGCCGTCCTCGCGCGTGAGATCGTCCGCGGGATCGTCGCCCGGGGCGAGGGCAACCCGTTCTACCTGGAGGAGCTGGTCAGCTTCGTCCACGCCCGGGGCGTCGACCCGCGCGACGCCCGCACCTTCGCCATCCTCGACCTGCCCGACGGTCTGCACCGCCTGGTGATGGCCCGGATCGACCAGCTCAGCGAAGCCGAGAAGGCCATCATCAAGGTCGCCAGCGTGATCGGGCGCTGGTTCCGGGCGGGCTGGATCTCGGGGGGCTACCCGGCAGCCGGCCGGCCCCACGAGGTCACTCGGCACCTGGAGCGCCTCGGCGAGCTCGACCTGACCCCGCGGCGCGCGGCTGAGCCAGAGCCCGAGTACGGGTTCAAGCACGCCATCATCCAGGAGGTCGCCTACCAGAGCCTCACCTTCCAGATGCGCGAGCGGCTCCACGAGCGCGTCGGCGAGTTCGTGGAGGCGGCCTACCCGGACCGGCTGGCCCAGTTCGTCGACGTGCTCGCCCACCACTACGGCCACACGCGGCGGGTGGACAAGCAGCGGCGGTGGTTCCGGGCCGCCGGCGACGCGGCCAAGGCCGCCTTCGCCAACGAGGCGGCCGTGGAGTACTACCAGCGCCTGCTCCCGCTCCTCCCCGAGCACGAGACCGGTGCGGTGCTGGTCGAGCTCGGCGCGGTGTGGCAGCTCACCGGCAGGTGGGTGGAGGCCGAGAGCGCCTACCGGCGCGCGATGCGGGCCGCCGAGCGGGCCGGGGACCGCACCGTGCTGGCCGCCAGCCAGCGCGAGCTGGGCGACCTGTTCATGTACACCCACTCCTACGAGGAGGCGGCCCGCTGGCTCACGGGAGCGGTCAACGAGTTCGAGCGGCTCGGTGACCGGCAGGGGCTGTCGCGGGCGCTCGACCGGCTGGCGTACACGCTCATCCACCAGAGCGCCTACGACCAGGCGCTGGCCGTGGCCGGGCGCCAGCTCGCCATCGCCAGGCAGGCCGGGGACCTGGCCGGGGTCAGCGTCGCCCTCAACCACATGGGCCTGGTGCGCTGGAACACCGGGGAGCCCGGGCTGGCGCTGGAGCTCCTGGAGGAGGCCCTGGACGCCGCGACCGTCGCCGGCGACCGTCGCGGCCTGATCCACGCGGCCAACAACCTCGCGTCGGTCCACTTCGCCCGGGGCGACCACGTCCATGCCGTGGCCTGCTGGCTGCGCGCGCTGGCCACCGCCGAGGAGATCGGCTACCGGCAGACCGCCGCCGTCGTCATCGGCAACCTGGGCGAGGTCTACCTGCTCCAGGGCGACCACCCCCGCGCCACCAGCTGCTTCGCCCACGCGTTCGGGGTCGCCGCCGAGCTGGGCGACTGGACCAGCATGGCCAACCGGATGGCGAGCCTGGCCGCGGCCGCGGCCTCCGAGGGGCGCGAGCACGACGCCCGGCGGCTGTTCGCCCGCGCGACGGCGCTCGCCCGCATGCTCGACGCCTCCTTCTACCTCTGCTACTGCCTGCACCACCACGCCCGCCTGCACGCACGGCGGGGACGGCTGCGGCGGGCGGAGCGGCTGAACCAGGAGGCGCTGCAGATCGCCAGCCGCGGCAACAACCGCGACATCCAGCTGCGGGCCTGCCTGCTGGCATGGCGCCTCGAGGTCGCCCTCGGACGCACCCACCCGCGGGCGGCCGTGCGGCAGCTCCGGGTCCTGGAGCCGTCCTGGACCGAGCCGCACCAGCGGGCCGCCCTGCTCGACACGGTCTGGCGGCTCGACCCGACCCAGGAGGCCGCGGCCCGCGCCGAAGCCGCCGACCTGTACCGCGGCCTGTACGAGCAGGCGCCGGTCCTCGAGTACCGGCACGCCTACGAGCGGCTGACCGGGCTGCGGCTGACCAGCCCAGACCCGGGGCTCCCGCCGCTCCCGGACACCGTCAGGGACGCGGCCGTCGACGTCGACGCGCTGCTGCGCCAGACCGACCTGGCCGCCGGCCAGCTCGGCGCCGCCTGACCCAGCACCCGGGTCGAGTGCCCACAGCACGTGCTCCCGGCCTCCTGCCCGCCCGGCGTGCTGGCACGCGACGCCGATGCCCGAGCAGCGTTCTGCCTCATGGCGGGGTGCGCACTCCTGGCCTATGGCGGGGGTGCGCCCTCGGCGAGCCACGCGAGGGCCGGGATCGAGGGCGCGAACGCGTACACCGCGCCGGTGGTGCGCACGAAGCGGCGCAGGTCGAGCTCGAGCCGATCGGGCGGCGGACCCTGGCGGCGGAGCACGCAGGGTCCCGCGCCGGGGCTGATCAACGGGTCGGCCCCGTCGCGGGTCAGCGGGCCGGGCTGGTCCAGCTTGTCCGAGGGGAACGTCGGCTCGTTGGCCCACCGCCACTGCAGGAACTCGAACTGGCGCTTGATGCTGGCCATGTAGGCGTTGAACAGCAGCCCGCGCTCGGGAGGGTCGTCGAAGGGGATGCCGCGCCGCAGGATCCGGCGGGCATGGGCGCCGGGCGCGTCGTCGCGCGGGTTGGTCTTGCGGATGTGGGCGAAGCGGGGGGTCTTGAACCCCTCGGGGTCGTCGGCGTAGCCGAAGTCGTTGCGCGGGTCGTTGCCGGGCGCCTGCGGCCGCAGGGCCAGGGGGGTGCCGTCGGGCCAGCGCCCGACCGCCTTGGCGGCCACGACGTCGTCCGGCCCGGCCGGGAAGTGCCGCTTGGCGAGCTCGCGCATGTGCGCCTGCCAGCCGGCCACGTCCTGGGCCAGGCGGCGGAACACCTGGAACGACCCGCCGTGCATCCAGGCCGGGGGCTCGGGCGGGCCGTCGGGCGCGTCTGCCGGCGCCTCCGGCTCGCGCTCGAGGCCGAGCACGAACTCGCCGGCGGCGACGATCCGGGAGCCGGGATGCTTGGCGTCCTCTGCATGTCCGTCCCGGACGGTCGCCCGGGTGAAGCCCCGGACGCCCGGCTGCGAGATGCCGTCTGCGAACCCGAACGGCTCCCGGCTGGTGATCTGGCCCGCGGGGTCCACGAGCTTGCGCCCGTGCTGCTCCCGCGCCACGGTGACCCGCAGGGCCCCGGCAGCCTCGCGGAGGTCCCCGAGCCTGTCGCCGAGGTCCCCGGGGTCGTCGGCCGCGACGGTCAGCAGCGCGTCGACCGCAGGCGTGTTCGGCCCCCCGACCACCCAGTTCCTGGGCCCGTCGCCGCCCACGTCGCCGAGCAGGGCGTAGGTGGGCCGGGACTGCTCGTCGGGGCGGATGCCCGACGGGCCCGCCCAGAACGCCGGGTAGCTCCGCAGGTCGGCCGCGAGGCCGGGGTTGCGGCCCAGGTCCAGCAGGATCCGCAACCCC
This region includes:
- a CDS encoding cyclase family protein, encoding MTVLADLARALASGQVEVVDLTQPLSEATPLLRLPEPFANTPAFRLRELSRYDERGPAWYWNAFEGGEHTGTHFDAPVHWVTARDGDDVAQVPAGRLVGPAVVIDKSAEAAKDPDHLLTIDQVEAFEAEHGPLPAGGWLLYRTGWDARAHDEAAFLNADERGPHTPGIAADCARWLAEERPILGLGVETVGTDAGAAHSFDPPFPCHSFLLGAGKYGLTQLANLARLPVTGAVVIAAPLKIVGGSGSPCRVLALVPTAA
- a CDS encoding thiamine pyrophosphate-dependent enzyme; its protein translation is MKRIDCLAAVYDRLAECAVVTIMGAVAVELYSLGHRANFFYLEHAMGLASSVGLGVALAQPDRRVVVIDGDGSVLMNLGGLTTLARYAPPNLTHLVFDNESLLSVGGFPTATSTGSDLAGIARAAGIGSARTVTGLDEFTAAATAAIDAPELTCVVAKVEAVGPASFHMDLHLLENRFEFQRALRPAPAPD
- a CDS encoding thiamine pyrophosphate-binding protein encodes the protein MPVSERSSKLVYDALLAAGVEVVSALPETWLVHLIRLAEDDPDMILVRLAKEEEGVGISAGAHLAGKKSAMLMQNHGFLQSVNGIVSLAQLYKIPLLMLISDRGHLGEPDPWQTQGGKATRPVLDALGIVTDELRDPGQVQLQVARGMTLAQASLSPVALLLTRDLMWEALA
- a CDS encoding tetratricopeptide repeat protein — encoded protein: MSLAWRSFVPDYVVRTLLDNPDELPLARTDRVDCVVLFADIAGFTTMSEALARVGRYGTEQLTGILNGYFGSMIERVSRYGGSVAKFAGDAITALFVYDRRSRRATVRRAIRCALDMQAAMAGFEVVDTRAGRFGLAMRAGLAAGPVLPTIMGDPAIRLEYVLAGQALDRAAAAERHAAEGEVVVDGGLVEDDLGVRVVDRRGDCHLVGDLTRRVPPRPLQAVDGVPTARLVPFLHPDIAERLRAGRRGLVNEHRKVTVAFVGLPDLADDDPAAVARLQRYMAAAVRSIDRYKGHLRQVDTGDKGSLLVALFGAPVSHEDDEERAVRCCLELLGLPDGAVAAGVTTGHAYCGEVGSDTRREYAAIGHSVNLAARLLEAARPGQLLVDAATHERVAETAIQDRLEPVTVKGKASTIDVWAVRAVRDRVEPMARPSGSVARLVGRAAEVAAARALVERALAGSGQVVGLTGEAGIGKSRLGAEVVRIAARLGFAAYGGACRSHGTTTSYLVWRSIWSGLLELDTSLPIAEQQARLAAWIARRDSGSPQRAPLLAPVVNLPMADSELTASLDPQLRDELLRSLLLGCLRGRARAGPLVLVLEDCHWIDPASLTLLEFLARNVADLPVLVVAVARATASGPSPLARLARLPHFTNLRVAELPATDAERLVGRQLHRRYGPGAVLAREIVRGIVARGEGNPFYLEELVSFVHARGVDPRDARTFAILDLPDGLHRLVMARIDQLSEAEKAIIKVASVIGRWFRAGWISGGYPAAGRPHEVTRHLERLGELDLTPRRAAEPEPEYGFKHAIIQEVAYQSLTFQMRERLHERVGEFVEAAYPDRLAQFVDVLAHHYGHTRRVDKQRRWFRAAGDAAKAAFANEAAVEYYQRLLPLLPEHETGAVLVELGAVWQLTGRWVEAESAYRRAMRAAERAGDRTVLAASQRELGDLFMYTHSYEEAARWLTGAVNEFERLGDRQGLSRALDRLAYTLIHQSAYDQALAVAGRQLAIARQAGDLAGVSVALNHMGLVRWNTGEPGLALELLEEALDAATVAGDRRGLIHAANNLASVHFARGDHVHAVACWLRALATAEEIGYRQTAAVVIGNLGEVYLLQGDHPRATSCFAHAFGVAAELGDWTSMANRMASLAAAAASEGREHDARRLFARATALARMLDASFYLCYCLHHHARLHARRGRLRRAERLNQEALQIASRGNNRDIQLRACLLAWRLEVALGRTHPRAAVRQLRVLEPSWTEPHQRAALLDTVWRLDPTQEAAARAEAADLYRGLYEQAPVLEYRHAYERLTGLRLTSPDPGLPPLPDTVRDAAVDVDALLRQTDLAAGQLGAA
- a CDS encoding Dyp-type peroxidase yields the protein MTTSHTLTLRRSSTIQGNVLAGFNKPHQAFVFLTFPGREPARRWLAGLAPQVTSTTEVTDFRAERRAAAPGRAPSAVWVNLSLTASGLRILLDLGRNPGLAADLRSYPAFWAGPSGIRPDEQSRPTYALLGDVGGDGPRNWVVGGPNTPAVDALLTVAADDPGDLGDRLGDLREAAGALRVTVAREQHGRKLVDPAGQITSREPFGFADGISQPGVRGFTRATVRDGHAEDAKHPGSRIVAAGEFVLGLEREPEAPADAPDGPPEPPAWMHGGSFQVFRRLAQDVAGWQAHMRELAKRHFPAGPDDVVAAKAVGRWPDGTPLALRPQAPGNDPRNDFGYADDPEGFKTPRFAHIRKTNPRDDAPGAHARRILRRGIPFDDPPERGLLFNAYMASIKRQFEFLQWRWANEPTFPSDKLDQPGPLTRDGADPLISPGAGPCVLRRQGPPPDRLELDLRRFVRTTGAVYAFAPSIPALAWLAEGAPPP